A genomic window from Candidatus Saccharibacteria bacterium includes:
- the aspS gene encoding aspartate--tRNA ligase has translation MRTLVSDAATKIGEHVTVKGWVHSRRDHGGLLFVDVRDHTGLAQIVFHPDNQAVFAEAESLRDEYVISVTGQVVEREESLKNAKIVSGDIEITAEELTVLNRAETLPIQPFSDQQSGEELRLKYRYLDLRRPKMQTMLARRAEMYKRLRAYMESNDFIEVATPILANSSPEGARDFLIPSRLQQGQFYALPQAPQQFKQLLMVGGVPRYYQFAACFRDEDPRSDRLYGEFYQLDLEMAFVENGEEVRTLMDPAIKDLVTNFAGKILLSEDIPRIPYREAMETYGSDKPDLRFDMKLVDLTEVFVDSGFGVFKNAASSGGAVKAICVKNGASLSRSQIDTFTEIAKGEGAGGLAYLTYKDGAVQSPIAKFMSETELAAVKSQTGAEDGDAVFFGADIRGKVNAVLGRLRNEFATHFGLKDPNVVALAWIVDFPFYEMDEKTGTMDFGHNPFSMPKGGLKTLEETDNKLDILADQYDMVMNGYEICSGGVRNHNPEVLYKVFGLLGFTPEYVEEKFGAMLNAFKYGAPPHAGCAYGVDRMFMELMGESNIREIVAFPKNGSGQDVMMASPAHVDKAQLKDLGL, from the coding sequence ATGAGAACGCTAGTTTCGGATGCAGCTACAAAAATAGGCGAGCATGTAACGGTCAAAGGCTGGGTACATTCGCGCCGTGATCACGGCGGGTTATTATTCGTCGACGTGCGTGACCATACCGGTCTAGCACAGATCGTGTTTCATCCAGACAACCAGGCAGTCTTTGCCGAGGCTGAAAGCCTGCGCGATGAATACGTTATCAGTGTTACTGGTCAGGTCGTCGAGCGTGAGGAATCGCTCAAAAATGCCAAGATTGTCTCTGGTGATATCGAAATCACTGCCGAGGAATTAACGGTCCTCAACCGCGCTGAAACATTGCCGATCCAACCATTTAGCGATCAACAATCTGGCGAAGAACTCCGTCTCAAATATCGCTATCTCGATTTACGTCGTCCAAAAATGCAGACCATGCTAGCCCGTCGCGCCGAAATGTACAAACGGTTACGCGCCTACATGGAATCCAACGATTTCATCGAAGTCGCCACGCCAATTCTCGCAAACAGCAGCCCAGAAGGCGCTCGCGACTTTTTGATTCCGTCGCGCCTCCAACAGGGTCAGTTCTACGCCCTACCCCAGGCACCGCAACAGTTCAAACAGCTCCTGATGGTCGGTGGCGTGCCGCGCTATTACCAATTCGCTGCCTGTTTCCGCGACGAAGACCCCCGATCCGATCGATTGTACGGTGAATTTTACCAGCTCGATCTCGAGATGGCCTTTGTCGAAAACGGCGAAGAAGTCCGAACGCTCATGGATCCAGCGATCAAAGATCTAGTCACGAATTTTGCCGGTAAAATATTACTATCCGAGGATATTCCACGCATTCCATATCGAGAAGCCATGGAAACCTACGGCTCCGACAAGCCGGACCTCCGTTTTGATATGAAGCTCGTCGACCTAACCGAAGTGTTCGTCGACTCCGGGTTCGGTGTATTTAAAAATGCCGCCTCTAGCGGTGGTGCGGTCAAAGCTATCTGTGTCAAAAACGGCGCCAGCCTGAGCCGCAGCCAAATTGACACCTTTACCGAAATCGCAAAGGGTGAGGGTGCGGGCGGACTAGCCTACCTGACCTACAAAGACGGCGCGGTGCAATCGCCAATTGCTAAATTCATGAGCGAAACTGAGCTCGCTGCCGTCAAAAGTCAGACTGGCGCAGAGGATGGTGATGCCGTATTCTTTGGCGCCGACATACGCGGCAAAGTCAACGCTGTGCTGGGCCGACTGCGTAACGAATTTGCCACGCACTTTGGCTTGAAAGATCCAAACGTTGTCGCGCTAGCCTGGATCGTTGATTTTCCATTTTATGAAATGGATGAAAAGACCGGTACAATGGACTTTGGTCACAACCCGTTCAGCATGCCAAAAGGTGGGCTAAAAACGCTCGAGGAAACCGATAATAAACTCGACATTTTGGCCGATCAATACGACATGGTGATGAACGGCTATGAAATTTGCTCCGGTGGCGTGCGCAACCACAACCCAGAAGTCCTCTACAAAGTGTTTGGCTTGCTCGGCTTTACACCGGAATACGTCGAGGAAAAATTCGGCGCGATGCTAAACGCCTTTAAATACGGTGCGCCGCCACATGCTGGCTGCGCCTACGGCGTCGATCGCATGTTCATGGAGCTCATGGGCGAGAGTAACATCCGTGAGATCGTGGCTTTTCCGAAAAACGGCAGCGGTCAAGACGTCATGATGGCCAGCCCAGCCCACGTTGACAAAGCTCAGCTCAAAGACCTCGGGCTATAA
- a CDS encoding MBL fold metallo-hydrolase, translated as MQIKKFRHSCLELTIDNQAIVIDPGGWSTDFVAHPNIIAVIITHEHGDHFDQAQLDNIIAENPDVKIYAPPGIIEQLTDPSRGHAVAAGEHIDCGPFSLDFVGGTHATIHPDYPVPANLGVIVNSGELYYPGDSFYVPEGYKTQTLAVPASAPWMKMSEAMDFITAIKPESCFSTHNALLSAEGQSLADAWLGKAADSVGAKYGAI; from the coding sequence ATGCAAATAAAGAAATTTCGACATTCATGTCTCGAGCTCACTATCGACAATCAGGCTATAGTCATCGATCCGGGTGGTTGGTCGACGGATTTTGTGGCGCATCCGAATATTATTGCGGTGATTATTACTCATGAACATGGCGACCATTTTGACCAAGCACAACTCGATAACATCATTGCTGAGAATCCTGACGTCAAGATCTATGCGCCGCCTGGCATTATCGAGCAGCTAACCGACCCTAGCCGCGGCCATGCTGTGGCGGCCGGAGAACATATCGACTGCGGTCCGTTTAGTTTGGATTTCGTCGGCGGTACGCATGCGACTATTCATCCGGATTATCCAGTTCCTGCTAACTTGGGCGTTATTGTGAATAGTGGAGAACTATATTATCCAGGTGACTCGTTCTACGTTCCAGAGGGTTACAAGACTCAGACATTAGCTGTCCCAGCTAGCGCGCCGTGGATGAAAATGTCTGAGGCGATGGATTTTATCACAGCTATCAAACCCGAGAGTTGTTTTTCGACACACAATGCTCTGCTCTCGGCAGAAGGTCAAAGTCTGGCTGACGCTTGGCTGGGAAAAGCTGCCGATTCGGTCGGGGCAAAGTACGGCGCTATCTGA